In the Synechococcus sp. UW179A genome, one interval contains:
- a CDS encoding ABC transporter permease subunit (The N-terminal region of this protein, as described by TIGR01726, is a three transmembrane segment that identifies a subfamily of ABC transporter permease subunits, which specificities that include histidine, arginine, glutamine, glutamate, L-cystine (sic), the opines (in Agrobacterium) octopine and nopaline, etc.), translated as MKRKGFRWLEIVLAVVVLTLVGILVNNLAVNLIRTGLGLSFEWLWQPAGFALSEHTLPYQPGDSTAWALLVSWLNSLRVIACSIVLATVLGVVAGAARRSLNPLLRQLAGLYVGLIRQIPLLLQLLFWYFVAFLGLPSEPMAPLGALISLSNQGIAILGLNLSVEFSAVLVGLSVFTGAAIAEVVRGGLDSVPRGQWEAFRSLGIGETMGLRRVVLPQALPAILPALSSQYLNLAKNSTLAIAVGFADLYAVSDTAITQTGRAIEGFLILLLSFLALNLLINGGMQVLNRIVVRPAQRT; from the coding sequence ATGAAACGGAAGGGCTTTCGATGGCTTGAGATCGTCCTGGCGGTAGTAGTTCTCACGCTTGTGGGAATTCTGGTCAATAACCTGGCCGTGAATCTGATCCGCACAGGGCTAGGACTGAGCTTCGAATGGCTCTGGCAGCCTGCTGGATTCGCCCTTAGCGAACACACACTTCCCTATCAGCCCGGAGACAGCACAGCCTGGGCTTTGCTGGTGAGCTGGCTTAACAGCCTCCGGGTGATCGCTTGCAGCATCGTGCTTGCCACGGTGCTGGGTGTTGTGGCCGGAGCGGCAAGACGCAGTCTCAATCCTCTGCTGCGTCAGCTAGCTGGCTTGTATGTGGGCTTAATCCGCCAGATTCCCTTACTGCTGCAGCTTCTCTTCTGGTATTTCGTGGCTTTTCTTGGCCTGCCGTCCGAACCGATGGCTCCGCTCGGGGCGCTCATCAGCCTCTCGAATCAGGGCATCGCGATTCTTGGATTGAACCTGAGCGTGGAGTTCTCTGCGGTTTTAGTTGGCCTGAGCGTCTTCACCGGTGCAGCGATTGCGGAGGTCGTTCGCGGTGGACTCGACTCCGTCCCTAGGGGTCAGTGGGAAGCATTTAGGAGCTTGGGTATCGGCGAAACCATGGGACTGAGGAGGGTCGTCTTGCCACAGGCTCTACCAGCAATTCTTCCTGCTCTGAGCAGTCAGTATTTAAATCTGGCCAAAAACAGCACCCTGGCAATCGCGGTTGGCTTTGCAGATCTCTACGCCGTAAGTGATACAGCGATCACCCAGACCGGAAGAGCCATCGAAGGATTCCTCATCCTTTTGCTGAGCTTTCTCGCACTTAATCTTCTGATCAATGGTGGTATGCAGGTGCTAAATCGAATCGTGGTTCGTCCAGCACAACGGACCTAG
- a CDS encoding phosphonate ABC transporter ATP-binding protein, which translates to MTTLLELNEVRVDGPHGDRLNAVTFRLQNGERIALLGRSGAGKSSLIGVLNGSLPPAAGHVRFQGVALASLSRRQRARIGTLWQDLRLIEELSIGQNVNAGALGRRRLPWALANLLFRVDAEASRSCLRQAGLEESLLSNTGLDRPVGQLSGGQRQRVALARLFRQQPDLMLADEPLASLDPAIAAEVLERLLTSEADGSLRSGAQAVVVSLHRPELIDRFDRVLGLRAGRLVLDAPAKAISAGDLRDLYAP; encoded by the coding sequence GTGACAACGCTGTTGGAGCTGAACGAGGTGCGTGTTGACGGTCCCCATGGAGATCGGTTGAACGCTGTCACGTTCAGGCTCCAAAACGGTGAGCGCATCGCCCTGCTCGGACGCAGCGGTGCTGGCAAGAGTTCACTGATCGGTGTTCTCAACGGCAGCCTGCCCCCAGCAGCAGGGCACGTGCGGTTTCAGGGTGTGGCGCTTGCGTCGCTCAGCCGGCGACAGCGTGCACGGATCGGAACCCTCTGGCAGGACCTGCGTCTGATCGAAGAACTCAGCATTGGTCAGAACGTCAATGCCGGCGCTCTCGGTCGCCGTCGCCTGCCGTGGGCTTTGGCCAACCTGTTGTTTCGGGTCGATGCGGAGGCCAGCCGATCCTGTCTGCGTCAGGCAGGTCTGGAGGAGTCACTGCTATCGAACACGGGGCTTGATCGTCCTGTGGGGCAGCTGTCGGGGGGGCAGCGGCAGCGAGTGGCCCTGGCCCGACTGTTTCGTCAACAACCTGATCTGATGCTGGCGGATGAACCCCTTGCCAGTCTTGATCCGGCCATTGCGGCCGAAGTCTTGGAGAGACTTCTCACCTCTGAAGCCGATGGCAGCCTGCGCAGTGGAGCGCAGGCTGTGGTGGTGTCCTTGCATCGCCCGGAGCTGATCGATCGTTTTGATCGGGTGCTTGGCCTGCGCGCAGGACGGCTTGTGCTCGATGCGCCTGCAAAGGCCATCTCAGCAGGTGATCTGCGCGATCTGTATGCGCCGTGA
- a CDS encoding putative selenate ABC transporter substrate-binding protein has translation MLSGERRAVALLAVLLCQGVTVLPVVAQPTLKVGAIPDQNPERLNRLYGQLADELSDRLDVKVRYVPVSNYPAAVSAFRTGGLDLVWFGGLTGVQARLQTPGAQVLAQRDIDARFRSIFIANTSSGLQPISSINGLTSLRGKRFSFGSESSTSGRLMPQHFLAKAGVTPSQFSGGRAGFSGSHDATIAVVQSGAYEAGALNEQVWTSAVKDGRVNTEKVSVIWRTPEYVDYHWVVRPKLDQRFGKGFTTRLQKAILGLQPTTPRQVTILELFAAKRFIPAKASQYKPIEKVGRELGKIR, from the coding sequence ATGCTTTCAGGAGAACGCCGGGCCGTTGCCCTGCTGGCAGTACTGCTCTGCCAAGGGGTCACAGTCTTGCCCGTTGTTGCTCAGCCCACACTCAAGGTTGGGGCGATTCCTGATCAAAATCCTGAGCGACTCAATCGTCTCTATGGACAGTTGGCAGACGAATTGAGCGATCGCCTCGACGTGAAGGTGCGTTATGTACCGGTCAGCAACTATCCAGCGGCTGTGAGCGCTTTTCGCACCGGTGGGCTGGATCTGGTCTGGTTTGGTGGCCTGACCGGTGTGCAGGCGCGCCTGCAGACGCCAGGGGCTCAGGTGCTTGCTCAGCGCGATATTGATGCCCGCTTCCGCAGTATCTTCATTGCCAACACAAGCTCCGGGCTGCAACCGATCAGCTCGATCAACGGTCTCACTAGTTTGCGAGGCAAGCGGTTCTCTTTCGGTTCCGAGAGTTCGACCTCCGGCCGTTTGATGCCGCAGCATTTTCTGGCCAAAGCCGGAGTCACGCCAAGTCAGTTCAGTGGTGGCCGGGCCGGATTCAGTGGCAGCCATGACGCCACCATCGCAGTGGTGCAGAGCGGTGCCTATGAAGCGGGTGCGCTCAACGAGCAGGTTTGGACATCGGCGGTGAAAGACGGGCGCGTGAACACCGAGAAGGTGAGTGTGATCTGGCGAACGCCTGAATACGTTGATTACCACTGGGTTGTACGCCCGAAGCTGGATCAGCGCTTCGGAAAGGGTTTCACCACGCGTCTTCAGAAGGCGATCCTGGGTCTGCAGCCAACCACGCCGCGTCAGGTGACCATTCTTGAGCTGTTTGCAGCCAAGCGCTTCATTCCAGCGAAGGCGAGTCAGTACAAGCCGATCGAAAAGGTGGGCCGGGAGTTGGGCAAGATCCGGTGA
- a CDS encoding GDSL-type esterase/lipase family protein, translated as MRAPRQLIVIGDSGVVGWGDRERGGWCERLRGHWMEMPDAPLIYGLGVRGDGLEAVSARWEREWACRGELRRKKPEALLLSVGLNDTARVGRIDGRQPLDAQAFRFGFEQLLRSIQPHGSVFVLGLTPVDEQAMPFADCLWYSNSDIALHEAQIEEACLEADVPYLCLHRAMQADPDWLQWLEPDGIHLNALGHSWIEQRLRSWSALQQWAGLQPLQQVMPC; from the coding sequence ATGCGGGCTCCCCGTCAACTGATCGTGATCGGAGACAGCGGAGTGGTGGGATGGGGTGATCGTGAGCGTGGTGGATGGTGTGAACGTCTTCGCGGCCATTGGATGGAGATGCCAGATGCACCGCTGATCTATGGGCTCGGTGTCCGCGGCGACGGTCTTGAGGCGGTGTCAGCCCGATGGGAACGGGAGTGGGCCTGCCGAGGAGAACTGCGCAGGAAGAAGCCCGAGGCCCTGTTGCTGTCGGTGGGGCTCAATGACACGGCTCGGGTCGGTCGTATTGATGGCCGACAGCCTCTGGATGCGCAGGCTTTTCGCTTCGGCTTTGAACAGCTGCTCCGGTCCATTCAGCCCCATGGCTCCGTTTTTGTGCTCGGGCTGACACCCGTCGATGAGCAGGCCATGCCCTTCGCCGACTGTCTCTGGTACAGCAACAGCGACATCGCTCTGCATGAAGCGCAGATTGAAGAGGCCTGCCTGGAGGCCGATGTCCCTTACCTCTGCCTTCACAGGGCGATGCAAGCGGATCCTGACTGGCTGCAGTGGCTAGAGCCCGATGGCATTCATCTCAATGCCTTGGGTCATTCCTGGATCGAGCAACGTCTGCGCTCATGGAGTGCGCTTCAGCAATGGGCTGGGCTCCAGCCCTTGCAACAGGTCATGCCCTGCTGA
- a CDS encoding HdeD family acid-resistance protein, translating to MNSRRIAAVLLVIAAIAAILLPFASATLLTIGIGGIAFAAGIGQFLRLGDESNSQGKLFRILSGLLYIGGAIFILIDPIDSEVSLTLFAGILLLVEGVMELASGASASGPAGGLSIVDGILTSLIGVLLVVEWPFDSLWALGTLFGVALFTSALNLFTSPAEQPGS from the coding sequence ATGAATTCCCGTCGCATCGCAGCGGTGCTGTTGGTGATCGCCGCAATCGCTGCGATCCTGCTGCCCTTTGCTTCCGCAACTCTTCTCACAATTGGAATTGGTGGGATCGCTTTTGCCGCAGGCATCGGTCAATTTCTGCGTCTTGGCGATGAGAGCAACAGTCAGGGGAAACTGTTCCGTATTCTCTCAGGACTGCTTTACATCGGTGGCGCAATCTTCATCCTGATTGATCCCATTGACAGTGAAGTCAGCCTCACCCTCTTCGCAGGCATCCTGCTGCTGGTTGAAGGTGTGATGGAGCTTGCCTCAGGAGCCAGTGCATCAGGTCCGGCAGGCGGCCTGAGCATTGTTGATGGCATACTCACCTCCTTGATTGGAGTTCTGCTGGTAGTGGAGTGGCCATTCGACAGTCTCTGGGCCTTAGGAACTCTGTTCGGAGTCGCCTTGTTCACGTCAGCTCTCAACCTGTTCACCTCACCTGCGGAGCAGCCCGGGAGTTGA
- a CDS encoding ABC transporter permease yields MRTTAPALVLLPALALLPVLIVVLNGAHGGGAEILGSFVVGAVNPSLDPVLWKALLVGLQVTVATALTGWSCSLVLGVLLGCLSSERLWLTWSLPAWPAIVLGRLMALPRSVHELIWGLLLLQVLGLHPWVAVMAISIPYSCLIARVWRDQLQSLDPSQLQAMLQTGSSPMAACMTALSPAMGSVLVSYGGYRLECALRSATLLGVFGLGGLGMDLELSLKSLQFQELWSGLWLLMLVTIALEQGLRYWRRWGEQAQFRQRQVMGFAVAVALSASLGGVWLAHLFPDAGSLNWLPVQWPDFSSLRLAARELPWISMLWETLILTVLAAGIAIGLPPLLLLLTPAHLWQRCVSGFWILVRVIPPPLAVLLLLLSNQPTLAIGALALGLHNSGVMGRLLQEGLDLQDGSAQVALVSSGASPRVSWLYGLLSPRSPSHLAYGAYRSDVILRETVVVGLIGGSGLGWQLLESLSSFHWAAVLLLITTYAALTLIGEWLSDLSRQHWLQS; encoded by the coding sequence ATGCGGACCACTGCGCCCGCCCTTGTGCTGTTGCCGGCTCTTGCTCTGCTGCCCGTACTGATTGTGGTGTTGAACGGAGCCCATGGCGGTGGGGCGGAGATTTTGGGTTCCTTTGTGGTCGGCGCCGTCAACCCTTCTCTGGACCCTGTTTTGTGGAAGGCCTTGCTGGTCGGTCTGCAGGTGACGGTCGCCACGGCACTCACTGGATGGAGCTGCAGTCTTGTGCTTGGCGTGTTGCTGGGGTGCCTGAGTTCGGAGCGTCTCTGGCTCACCTGGTCTCTTCCTGCCTGGCCAGCAATCGTGCTTGGGCGCCTGATGGCCCTGCCCCGCTCCGTCCATGAGCTGATTTGGGGATTGCTGCTGTTGCAGGTGCTTGGTCTGCATCCCTGGGTTGCGGTGATGGCGATCTCGATTCCCTATTCATGCCTGATCGCTCGGGTCTGGCGTGATCAGCTGCAAAGCCTTGATCCCTCCCAGCTGCAGGCGATGCTCCAGACCGGCTCTTCTCCCATGGCTGCCTGCATGACGGCGTTGTCGCCTGCCATGGGCTCGGTGCTGGTGAGTTATGGGGGCTACCGACTGGAGTGTGCGTTGCGCAGTGCGACCTTGCTTGGGGTCTTCGGTCTTGGTGGTCTGGGGATGGATCTGGAACTCAGTCTCAAATCTCTGCAGTTCCAGGAACTGTGGTCGGGGCTGTGGTTGTTGATGCTGGTCACTATTGCTCTGGAGCAGGGACTCCGCTATTGGAGGCGCTGGGGTGAACAGGCTCAATTCAGACAGCGCCAGGTCATGGGGTTTGCTGTCGCGGTTGCGCTGTCAGCAAGTCTTGGCGGTGTCTGGTTGGCGCACCTGTTTCCCGATGCAGGCTCCCTGAACTGGCTTCCTGTGCAATGGCCTGATTTCAGCAGTCTTCGCCTGGCGGCTCGCGAACTTCCCTGGATCTCGATGCTTTGGGAAACCCTGATCCTGACTGTGCTTGCGGCTGGCATCGCCATCGGCCTACCGCCATTGCTGCTGTTGCTCACTCCCGCGCATCTCTGGCAACGCTGCGTGAGTGGCTTCTGGATTCTGGTCCGGGTGATTCCTCCACCTCTCGCGGTGCTTCTGCTTCTGCTGAGCAACCAGCCAACCCTGGCCATTGGTGCGCTGGCGCTGGGGCTTCATAACAGCGGCGTCATGGGACGTTTGCTCCAGGAGGGCCTGGACCTGCAAGACGGGTCTGCTCAAGTTGCGCTGGTCAGCAGTGGAGCCTCTCCTCGAGTGAGCTGGCTTTATGGCTTGCTCAGCCCCAGGAGTCCCTCCCATCTCGCCTATGGGGCTTATCGCAGTGATGTGATCCTGCGTGAAACTGTGGTGGTCGGTCTGATCGGTGGAAGCGGACTGGGCTGGCAGCTGCTGGAGTCGCTCAGCTCCTTTCACTGGGCCGCGGTGTTGTTGTTGATCACCACCTATGCGGCTCTAACGCTGATCGGTGAATGGCTAAGTGATCTGTCACGGCAGCATTGGCTGCAAAGCTGA
- a CDS encoding amino acid ABC transporter permease: MTGSQTAYRKRLLQARHHPLQTLFSVVILALIAWVVWSTAAWLVVGADWSIVTQNLPLFAVGAYPENERWRPYLWLGLLCVITAVTLLQPLVSARWRISGLALSWCWLAMLPFGLLLLAGGPGLQTVSSRDWGGLTLTVLLTGFSGLLALPLGILLALGRRSKLTLPRHLCRFYIDGMRAVPLIAVLFFGQLLLPLFLPVEIEINRVLRAVVAFALFAAAYVAEDVRGGLQAIPGTQLEAAAALGLGPWQIQQLVVLPQALRVAVPALTNQAIGLLQNTSLMAILGLVELLGISRSLLANPAYIGRHLETYIWLAVLYWLVCTAMALMARQLERQGPSASTSAIPS, from the coding sequence ATGACCGGGTCACAGACTGCGTACCGGAAACGACTTCTCCAAGCCAGACATCACCCACTGCAGACACTGTTCAGTGTTGTGATCCTGGCCCTGATCGCTTGGGTCGTCTGGTCCACAGCTGCTTGGCTGGTTGTGGGAGCAGATTGGTCCATTGTCACGCAGAATCTTCCTCTTTTTGCCGTAGGTGCCTACCCAGAGAACGAGCGCTGGAGGCCTTATCTCTGGCTAGGGCTGCTGTGCGTCATAACGGCGGTCACGCTGCTGCAGCCTCTCGTTTCTGCACGATGGCGAATTAGTGGTCTAGCTCTTTCGTGGTGCTGGCTCGCCATGCTTCCTTTCGGCCTGCTGTTGCTTGCTGGCGGACCGGGCTTACAGACGGTGAGCTCGAGGGACTGGGGTGGACTGACGCTGACGGTGCTGCTCACTGGCTTCAGCGGTTTGCTGGCACTACCACTTGGAATTTTGCTGGCCCTTGGACGCAGAAGCAAGCTGACGCTGCCACGTCATCTCTGTCGCTTTTACATCGATGGCATGAGAGCAGTGCCATTGATTGCCGTGCTCTTTTTCGGACAACTGCTTCTTCCCCTGTTTCTGCCGGTCGAGATCGAAATCAACCGGGTACTCAGAGCCGTCGTGGCTTTCGCGCTCTTCGCAGCCGCCTATGTCGCCGAAGATGTTCGCGGAGGTTTACAGGCCATTCCGGGCACGCAGCTCGAGGCAGCCGCTGCATTAGGGCTGGGTCCATGGCAGATCCAACAGCTGGTGGTGCTTCCTCAGGCACTGCGCGTGGCGGTGCCTGCACTCACCAATCAAGCCATTGGCTTGCTCCAGAACACCAGCTTGATGGCCATTCTTGGACTGGTGGAACTGCTTGGAATCAGTCGCAGCCTGCTGGCCAATCCTGCCTATATCGGTCGACACCTCGAGACCTACATCTGGCTTGCTGTTCTGTACTGGCTGGTATGCACCGCCATGGCCCTTATGGCTCGTCAACTTGAACGTCAGGGCCCCTCTGCCTCCACTTCAGCCATTCCTTCATGA
- a CDS encoding alpha-ketoglutarate-dependent dioxygenase AlkB, whose amino-acid sequence MIRAPIPAIYGLWSATSLTLLSVFTLHQVRAVARVLQRDGVLGMATDEAVEVMNWAHQPAWLSPDLSQTWMDRCVEQISWDQPEVRVYGRWHLVPRLTAFLADRQVSYRYSGALHRGEGWPDWFLPLLDLVSSRSSAPFNGCLFNLYRDGEDRMGWHADDEPEIDASFPIASLSFGSSRDLQFRHRFNGTRCDVTLADGDLLLMDPDCQRLWMHGLPVRKRVKQPRLNLTFRVFRSVD is encoded by the coding sequence GTGATCCGTGCTCCCATCCCTGCAATCTATGGGTTGTGGTCGGCAACTTCGCTCACGCTGTTATCCGTCTTCACGCTCCATCAAGTCCGCGCGGTCGCCAGAGTGCTTCAGCGTGATGGTGTGCTGGGGATGGCCACAGACGAGGCCGTTGAAGTCATGAACTGGGCCCATCAACCAGCCTGGCTTTCTCCAGATCTCAGCCAGACCTGGATGGATCGCTGTGTGGAGCAGATCAGCTGGGATCAGCCTGAGGTCCGTGTCTATGGGCGATGGCATTTGGTGCCAAGGCTGACGGCCTTTCTTGCCGACCGCCAAGTGTCCTACCGCTACAGCGGTGCGCTGCATCGAGGTGAGGGCTGGCCAGACTGGTTCCTGCCCCTGTTGGACCTCGTCTCATCCCGGAGCTCAGCGCCGTTTAACGGCTGTCTTTTCAATCTCTATCGCGATGGTGAGGACCGAATGGGGTGGCACGCCGATGACGAACCAGAGATTGATGCCTCGTTCCCTATCGCATCGCTGTCATTCGGATCAAGTAGAGATTTGCAGTTCCGCCATCGATTCAATGGAACGCGTTGCGATGTCACGCTCGCTGATGGCGACCTTCTGCTGATGGATCCTGATTGTCAAAGGCTTTGGATGCATGGCCTGCCGGTGAGAAAGCGGGTGAAACAACCAAGGCTCAACCTCACGTTCCGGGTGTTCCGCTCAGTGGACTGA
- a CDS encoding amino acid ABC transporter substrate-binding protein gives MTKRRSIVSLFSACLALSACASLGDGDASRVDLIRSRGELRCGVSGKIPGFSFLQRDGNYAGLDVDLCKAFAAAILEDPSKVQYRPLTAPERFTALKTGEIDLLSRNTTFNLSRDASGGNGVSFAPVVFHDGQGLLVRRNSGIRSLKDLKGQSICVGSGTTTEQNLNDAFQSLGLPYQPIKYQDLNQVVAGYLQGRCQAMTSDRSQLASARSGFEQPEEHVILADVLSKEPLAPLSSGGDQRLSDAMRWVVYGVITAEEMGITQANVNDKLKEAQDNPDLTKLRRFLGVEGDLGSKLGLSNDFVVNVIKATGNYGEIYNRHLGPESAVPIPRGLNQLHRDGGVITAPPFQ, from the coding sequence ATGACGAAGCGTCGCTCAATTGTCTCCCTTTTCTCGGCGTGCCTGGCACTCTCAGCCTGCGCAAGCCTCGGAGATGGTGATGCATCCCGAGTGGATCTGATTCGCAGCAGAGGGGAACTGCGTTGCGGCGTCAGTGGAAAGATCCCAGGTTTCAGCTTCCTGCAAAGAGATGGCAACTACGCAGGCTTGGATGTGGATTTATGCAAGGCCTTTGCGGCGGCGATACTCGAGGACCCCAGCAAGGTGCAATACAGACCGCTGACTGCACCGGAACGATTTACAGCACTGAAAACAGGAGAGATCGATCTTCTTTCACGCAACACAACGTTCAACCTCAGTAGGGATGCTTCAGGTGGAAATGGGGTGAGTTTTGCGCCAGTCGTTTTCCACGATGGGCAGGGGTTATTGGTGCGGCGAAACAGCGGAATCCGCAGTCTTAAAGATCTCAAAGGTCAGTCGATCTGTGTTGGCTCGGGTACCACGACAGAACAGAACCTGAATGATGCGTTTCAGTCACTTGGGTTGCCCTATCAACCGATCAAATATCAGGATCTCAACCAAGTGGTTGCTGGTTATCTCCAGGGGCGTTGCCAGGCAATGACCTCAGACCGATCCCAACTCGCATCAGCCCGCTCAGGATTTGAACAACCTGAGGAGCACGTGATTCTTGCTGATGTTCTCAGCAAAGAACCTCTAGCTCCCCTGTCCTCAGGTGGGGATCAGCGCCTCTCAGACGCCATGCGCTGGGTGGTTTATGGAGTGATCACTGCAGAGGAAATGGGAATCACCCAGGCCAATGTGAACGACAAGCTGAAAGAGGCACAGGACAATCCTGATCTCACGAAGTTGAGGCGGTTTCTTGGAGTCGAAGGCGACCTGGGCAGCAAGCTTGGTCTCAGCAATGATTTCGTGGTGAATGTGATCAAGGCCACCGGCAACTACGGAGAGATCTACAACCGACATCTGGGGCCAGAAAGCGCCGTTCCAATCCCACGCGGACTCAATCAGTTGCATCGCGACGGAGGAGTCATTACTGCACCTCCGTTTCAATGA
- a CDS encoding DUF938 domain-containing protein has protein sequence MNSGLGDERLIFPATQRNRVPIGDVLAEQLPAEGFILEIASGSGEHGVSFQKRFPDLVWQCSDPDPEHCRSIDAWIRHEQLTLKMPAALQLDVRDTNWQKQLAEPAQAVVAINLLHISAWNCTTALFTQTAALLPSGGTLCVYGPFSVDGHHVSESNRAFDASLKERNPAWGVRDQTKVLKQACEAGLTLQNITLMPANNRMITWVR, from the coding sequence ATGAATTCTGGCCTTGGCGATGAACGCCTGATCTTCCCAGCAACCCAGCGCAACCGCGTCCCGATTGGAGATGTGCTGGCTGAGCAGCTTCCAGCCGAAGGATTCATTCTTGAGATCGCCAGCGGATCCGGCGAGCATGGCGTCAGTTTTCAGAAACGCTTTCCAGACCTTGTCTGGCAATGCAGTGATCCTGATCCTGAGCATTGCCGCAGCATCGATGCCTGGATCCGGCACGAGCAGCTGACTCTGAAAATGCCGGCGGCCCTGCAACTGGATGTCAGGGACACCAATTGGCAGAAACAACTTGCAGAGCCTGCTCAGGCAGTGGTGGCGATCAACCTGCTCCACATTTCTGCTTGGAACTGCACTACCGCCCTGTTCACACAAACAGCGGCACTGCTGCCAAGCGGTGGAACGCTTTGCGTCTATGGCCCCTTCAGCGTTGATGGTCATCACGTGAGCGAGAGCAATCGCGCTTTTGATGCCTCCTTAAAGGAAAGGAATCCTGCCTGGGGCGTGCGTGACCAGACGAAAGTCCTGAAACAAGCCTGTGAAGCGGGCCTAACTCTTCAGAACATCACCTTGATGCCTGCCAACAATCGCATGATCACCTGGGTCCGCTGA
- a CDS encoding amino acid ABC transporter ATP-binding protein codes for MTVSVRAESISKTFNGSQKALDQVNLCVNHGEVLVVMGPSGSGKSTLIRTFNGLEAIDAGQLEIVGIPLDTEQDERQIRRIRRRVGMVFQQFNLFPHLSILDNITLAPIRVRKISKVDAEARAHGLLAQMGIADQASKYPSELSGGQQQRVAIARALAMDPELMLFDEPTSALDPERVKEVLDAMRKLAADGMTMIVVTHELGFAREVADRVLFMDAGRVVELTDSSTFFTQAKEERSRRFLNQMAH; via the coding sequence ATGACCGTCTCCGTCAGAGCCGAATCAATCAGCAAAACCTTCAACGGTTCACAGAAGGCACTCGATCAAGTCAACCTCTGCGTCAACCATGGCGAAGTGCTGGTGGTGATGGGGCCTTCCGGTTCCGGAAAGAGCACCCTGATTCGCACATTTAACGGTCTTGAAGCAATCGATGCCGGGCAGCTGGAGATCGTCGGCATCCCTCTTGATACGGAGCAGGATGAACGACAGATCCGGCGGATTCGCCGTCGAGTCGGGATGGTGTTCCAGCAATTCAATCTGTTCCCGCACCTCTCGATCCTCGACAACATCACGCTGGCACCAATCCGAGTGAGGAAAATCAGCAAAGTTGATGCAGAAGCAAGGGCACACGGACTTCTGGCGCAGATGGGCATCGCCGATCAGGCCAGCAAATATCCCTCTGAACTAAGCGGGGGTCAGCAACAACGGGTGGCCATCGCCAGGGCACTGGCCATGGATCCAGAGTTGATGCTGTTTGACGAGCCCACCAGTGCTCTCGATCCAGAACGGGTCAAGGAGGTGCTGGATGCAATGCGAAAACTTGCTGCCGATGGCATGACGATGATCGTTGTGACCCATGAGCTCGGGTTCGCGCGTGAAGTCGCCGACCGGGTTTTGTTCATGGATGCGGGGCGAGTCGTGGAACTCACAGACTCCTCTACATTTTTCACCCAGGCGAAGGAGGAGCGCAGCAGGCGTTTTCTCAATCAAATGGCGCATTAA
- a CDS encoding AEC family transporter yields MTPCLIGGALIGRWRPQWIAPLALPLVRFGVPVSLMGLLLHGGLNGSLFGMALLSVTAITLMMMILHWLSAGIAALGRADLQLGSCIGNTAYFGIPATLALLPPEALPVSIGYDLGATLLVWTLGPLWLNRKSQMQRTRERWRDLLAHLSASPATRGLLGALIVKVTPWHELIRDALWLPSRAVIVLALVVVGMRLGDIAARKLKGPVIDLSAPLICKLVLFPSLMLLISLAFPLPGYARQALVLQAAAPTAISVLLIAEAEQLNAARPAQLILISTLSALISVPIWSLLISPLSGTPGT; encoded by the coding sequence ATGACTCCCTGCCTCATCGGCGGAGCACTCATCGGACGATGGCGACCTCAGTGGATCGCACCCCTCGCCCTGCCACTGGTGCGTTTCGGCGTTCCTGTGAGCCTGATGGGGCTGCTGCTGCATGGCGGCCTCAACGGTTCGTTATTTGGGATGGCGCTGCTTTCGGTTACAGCCATCACCTTGATGATGATGATCCTGCACTGGCTGAGTGCAGGCATCGCCGCTCTGGGCCGGGCGGATCTGCAGCTGGGCAGCTGCATCGGCAACACGGCTTACTTCGGGATTCCAGCCACTCTGGCCCTGCTTCCGCCAGAGGCGCTACCGGTGAGCATCGGCTACGACCTTGGCGCAACTCTTTTGGTCTGGACTCTTGGACCTCTTTGGCTGAACCGAAAAAGCCAAATGCAAAGGACCCGTGAGCGCTGGCGGGATCTGCTTGCACATCTCAGTGCTAGCCCTGCCACAAGAGGACTTCTTGGGGCACTGATCGTGAAGGTAACCCCATGGCATGAGCTGATCCGTGATGCTCTTTGGCTGCCTTCGCGCGCGGTCATCGTGCTGGCGCTGGTTGTGGTGGGAATGCGACTTGGGGATATCGCAGCACGAAAGTTGAAGGGACCAGTCATCGATCTGAGTGCACCACTGATCTGCAAACTTGTCTTGTTTCCCTCCCTAATGCTGCTGATCAGCCTGGCCTTTCCACTGCCTGGCTATGCACGTCAGGCGTTGGTTCTGCAGGCGGCCGCCCCAACCGCGATCTCCGTTCTGCTCATCGCCGAAGCCGAACAACTGAACGCCGCCAGACCGGCACAACTGATCCTGATCAGCACACTGTCAGCTCTGATCAGTGTCCCGATTTGGAGTCTGCTGATCAGTCCACTGAGCGGAACACCCGGAACGTGA